The DNA region CTCGATGCCCCTGCCCTCCTGCACCCTGATGAAGCGATCGAAGATCCGCTCGCGCGCTTCGTCGGGAATGCCGACGCCCTCGTCGAGCACCCACAGTTCGACGGCCGGCCTGCCCGAGGCATCCGTCACCACCGATGACCCGATCTCGATCGGCGTGAATGTGGCGGAGTACTTCGCCGCATTGTCGGCCAGTTGCAGCCAGCCCTGGGTGAGGCGGGCTGCATCGACGGATGCCTCCACCTCGGCCACCTCGCCGAGCAGCCACGCGTGCGTGCCGCTCAGCATCGACGCCTTCTGATGCACCATCTCGGTGAGTTCGGCGATGTCGGTGGGGGCGGGGCGCACGAAGTCGGGGTTGCTGCTCTTCACGAGCAGCCCGATGTCGACGACCAGAGTGTCCATGCGATCGAGCTCGTCGATGGCGATGTCGCGGGTGGCTCGAACGTCGTCCGGCGCATCGGGGTCCATCAGTTCCAGGTGACCGCGGACGATGGTGAGCGGCGTCTTGAGCTCGTGGCTGACGTCGTCGAGCAGGCGGCGCTGGCCGAGGAAGCTGTTCTCGAGGCGGTCGAGCATGGTGTTCACGGTTCTGGTCAGGTCGGAGACGTCGTCTGTGCCCGACACCGGGATGCGCTCGGACAGGTCGGAGACCGAGATGCGTGCTGCGGTCTCGGTCACCGAGCGGATCGGTCGAAGCAGCCGGCCGGAGACGAACCAGCCCACGAGCGCGATCACCAAGAGGGCTCCGGATGCGACGACGGCGTAGGTGGTGAAGGCATCGCGCACCTCGGCGAGCTCGGCGCTCACGTTGTAGGCCGCCACGTAGAGGCCGGTCTGGGGATCGCCCTCGATCGAGACCGGAACGACGACGTAGCGCAGGGTCCCGGCGTCGGCGTCGATGGTTCCGACCACGGCCTGGTCGCTGCGGGAGTCGGAGAGCACGCGGGCGAGGAACGCGGGATCGTCGTCGAGCCGGAAGGGCAGGTCGGCCGCTGGCACCAGGGCTGCGGCGCCGTCGATGATGCCGAGAGTGCTCTCGTTGGTGTCGGGGATGACCCTGGCCATCGCCGTGGTCAGAAGGTCCCGCACGCTCGAGGGGAGTCCGCCTTCTGCATCGCCCGTCGTCGCCGCCAACCTGATGTCGTCGGCCGTCGCAGCGAGTCGGGAGTCGATCTGGGCGAGCACCCGTTCCCGCTGCACGAAGATCGTGACCACGCCGGCGACGGTCATCCCGAGGGCCGTGACGACGAGGATCGACACGACGATGCGCATGCGCACCGAGCGCGCGACATCACGCAGTCGGATCGACTCCACCCGCCAATTATCGCGACCTGCGTCGCCCCGCGCCGATGAGAGACCTCACATGATCATGCGAAGTTGACAAGAGATCATTCTTCGATATATCGTTAACCCATCGTTGAAGTTCAACGACGACTCTTCCAGAGCCATCACCTGTCCCGCTCGTCGGGAGGAAGGATGCAAGCGCTCATGAAACGCGAACATTTCGAACACATCAGCAAGACCGGCCGCCAGTTCCCCGAGGGCGCCCGGTTCCACCACGACGACCCCCGCGGCCGCGGCCGCGGCGGATTCGGCCCGGGCTTCGGCCCCGGCGGATTCGGACCATGGGGTGCAGCCTGGGGCGCACCCGGCGGAGGTCGGCGTCGCCCGAAGGGCGACATCAGGGCGGCGATCCTGTCGCTGCTCGGCGAGACCGAGTCACTGAACGGCTACGCCATCATGAAGGCGATCGGCGAGAAGACCGACGGCGGCTGGCGTGCCAGCCCCGGATCGGTCTACCCGACGCTGCAGCAGCTCGTCGACGAGGGACTCATCATCCCGAAGGGCGAGGGCCGCGGCACCGAGTTCGGCCTGACCGACGAGGGTCGCTCCTACGTCGCCGAGAACACCGAAGACCTCGAGAAGGCGTGGGCCTCGGTTCCGCGTCCCAGCGAATCGGCCACGGAGCTCTTCGAGAGCGTCGGCCGACTCATGGGGGTCGTCGGTCAGTTCCGGCACGGCGCGACGGATGCCCAGCGCACCGCCGCGGTCGAGAAGCTCGACGAGGCGCGTCGTGCCCTCTACCTGATCCTCGCCGACTGATTCGGTGAGATCCCGCCGCCACCTCTTCTGGGGTGGCGGCGATGCACGATCGAGACGGGAGCGGTTCAGGCCGCTCCCGTTCTCGTTGGTAGCGTCACGATCGTGAAGACTCTCATCGCCGGCGTCGTGGCCGTGCTCCTCTCCGCGGCACTCTCCGGCTGCACGACCTCGACGAGTGAGCCGATGCAGCCCGTCGTCTCGAATGCTCCCGCCCCGCGCCCGACGCCGGCCGTCGTCACGCCGGCCGTCGCTGTCCCCACCGCCCCCGCCGCGGCATTCGGGGGCGACTGCTCCGTCGTGGCCACGGAGGCCGAGATCTCCGATGCCACCGGCGGCCCGTCGGTGCTGCTGCTGCCATCCCCGGCGGATGCCGGCTATGCGGACTGGGCGATTCGCGGACTCGGCGGCATCCGGTGCACGTGGAGCAATGAAAGAAGCGATGGCGTCTGGGTGACCGTCGTCCCCGTCGCGACAGCCGGTCAGGACATCATCGACGACGTGAGCCTCGGCCAGCCATACTGCTACGGCGCCTGCTCCTTCAGCACCACGGTCGGCGACTGGTGGTACGCCGGGGTGGTCTCCACCCCAGACGACTCCGGTATCGACCCGATGGTCGCCATCGACGATCTGGTGGCCGCCTTCGGGGCCAGGGCTGCGGCCAACGACGCCGTCGCCCCGACCCGGATCGACGGCACCTGGGATGACGTGCCGGAGTGCGAGATCCTCGGCGAACGCGTCGACACGACGGCCCTGCTCGGCTCGGACCTCGAACCGACCCCGGGCAATGTGCCTGGCGAGGCCGGGCCGGGGTTCTACGGTTCCCTGAGAGCCGCGGACTACAGCGCCTGCTTCTGGGAGGGCGACGGGACGATGGCCGAGATCGGCCTGCTTCCCGGCGCCTGGTGGGCAGTGGACGAGCAGGCGGCCCTTCCGGGTGCCGTGGCCGTCGACGTTCCCGGCGCCGTCAGGGCCGTCCTCGTGCCGGGTGCGGATGACTTCGAGACCGACACCCTCTACGTCACCGACGGGGTCAACCTCGCCACGGCCAGCGGCGGGTACGGCACGGACCAGCTCGGCGCCCTCGCCGTCGCCGTGATGGCCGGCGTCGCAGACTGAGATCGGGCGGCATCCGTCACTGCGTAAACTGACCGGGTGCCTACACGTCTGACCAACTACTTCCTCCGCACCCTCCGCGAAGACCCCTCCGACGCCGAGGTGACGAGCCACCGCCTCCTCGTGCGGGCCGGCTACATCCGACGTCAGGCCCCCGGCGTGTTCGCCTGGCTGCCGATCGGCCTCAGGGTCAAAGAGAAGATCGAGCGCATCATCCGCGAGGAGATGACGAACGCCGGTGCCCATGAGGTGCACTTCCCGGCCCTGCTGCCGCGTGAGCCCTACGAGGCGACGGGCCGCTGGACCGAGTACGGCGACGGACTCTTCCGCCTCCAGGACCGCAAGGGTGCCGACTACCTGCTCGCGCCGACGCACGAGGAGGTCTTCACCCTGCTCGTGAAGGACCTCTACAGCTCGTACAAGGACCTGCCGCTGTCGATCTACCAGATCCAGGACAAGTACCGCGACGAGGCGCGACCCCGCGCGGGCCTCCTCCGCGGCCGCGAATTCACCATGAAGGACGCGTACTCCTTCGACTACACGGATGCCGGCCTCGACGCGAGCTACCAGGCCCAGCGCGACGCCTACGAGCGCATCTTCACGCGCCTCGGACTCGAGTACGTCATCGTGAAGGCCGACGCCGGAGCCATGGGCGGCTCGAAGAGCGAGGAATTCCTGCACCCGACCGTCGTCGGCGAGGACACCTTCGTGCGGTCGGCCGGCGGATACGCGGCCAACGTCGAGGCCTACGTCACCGAGGTGCCGGATGCCCTCCCCATCGACGGCCTGCCCGCTGCGGTCGTCCTCGACTCGCCGAACACGCCCACCATCGCGACCCTGGTCGATCTCGCCAACGCCGAGTACCCCCGTCCCGACGGTCGGGCGTGGACGGCGGCAGACACCCTCAAGAACGTCGTGCTGGCTCTCACGCACCTCGACGGCACCCGGGAACTGGTCGCCATCGGCCTGCCCGGCGACCGCGAGGTCGACATGAAGCGCGTCGAGGTGGCGTTCGCCCCGGCAGAGGCCGAGCCGGCGACCGAGGCCGACTTCGCCAAGAACCCCGCACTGGTCAAGGGCTACATCGGACCCTGGTCGCCGACGGGCGCCGTGCTCGGCGAGACGTCGGCATCGGGCATCCGGTTCCTGCTCGATCCCCGCGTCGTCGACGGCACGGAGTGGATCACCGGCGCGAACCTCGACCAGAAGCACGTCTTCGGCCTGGTGGCCGGTCGCGACTTCATCGCCGACGGCACCGTCGAGGCCGCGGAGGTGCGCCCCGGCGACCCGGCTCCGGACGGATCCGGCCCTGTCGAGCTCGCCCGTGGCATGGAGATCGGCCACGTCTTCCAGCTCGGCCGCAAGTACGCCGAGGTCCTAGGACTCAAGGTGCTCGATGAGAACGGCAAGCTCGTCACCGTCACGATGGGTTCCTACGGCATCGGCGTGACCCGCATTCTCGCGATCATCGCCGAGGGCAACAATGACGACAAGGGCCTGGTGTGGCCCGCTGCCGTCTCGCCCTTCGACGTGTACGTCCTGGCGACAGGCAAGGACCCCGCCGCGTACTCCGCGGCGGAGCAGGTCTGCGCCGCCATCGAGGCGACGGGACGCTCCGTGCTCTACGACGACCGCCCCAAGGTCTCTCCCGGTGTGAAGTTCGGCGACGCGGAGCTCATCGGCATCCCGAAGATCGTGATCGCCGGGCGCGGTGTCGCCGAAGGCGTCGTGGAGCTGTGGGATCGAGCGACGGGGGAGCGCACTCCCGTCGCCATCACCGAGGTCGCTGACGCGCTGGGCTGATCGCCGGTGACGGAGGGCCTCCGCATCGGGTAGCGTAGAAGATCGGCTCGACGCATCCACGTCGTGCGAAAAGTGAATACGAGATCTGAATAGAGGAGGCCGGAGATGGACATCGACCTCGGCGTACTGCGTCTGATGGAACGTGAGAAGGAGATCCCCTTCGACGAACTGGTCACCATCATCGAGCAGGCGATCCTCACGGCCTACCTGAAGCACGTGAACCCCAATGCGCACGGCCACATCGACCCGGCCGGCGCCCGCGTGGAGCTCAACCGCAAGAGCGGTCACGTCTCGATCTTCATCCCCGAGACCGACGACGAGGGCAACGTCATCGGCGAGGCGGAGGACACCCCCGACGACTTCGGTCGCATCGGCGCGTTCGCTGCCAAGCAGGTCATCAACCAGCGCCTGCGCGACATCGCCGACGATGCGATCCTGGGGGAGTTCCGTGGACGTGAGGGCGACATCGTCGCCGGCGTGATCCAGCAGGGGCCGAACCCGCGGATGATCCACGTCGACCTCGGAACCGTCGAGGCGATCCTGCCACCCGAGGAGCAGGTGCCGGGCGAGGACTACGCGCACGGCTCCCGCATCCGCGTCTACGTGACCAGCGTGTCGAAGGGTCTCAAGGGTCCTCAGATCACCGTGTCGCGAACCCACCCGGCTCTTGTACGCAAGCTGTTCGCACTCGAGGTGCCCGAGATCGCCAGCGGCGTCGTCGAGATCGTGTCGCTGGCCCGCGAGGCCGGACACCGCTCGAAGATCGCCGTGCGCGCCATGGAGCCAGGAGTGAACGCCAAGGGCGCCTGCATCGGCGAACTCGGTCAGCGTGTGCGCGCCGTCACGGCGGAGCTCAACAACGAGAAGATCGACATCGTCGACTACTCGGACGACCTCCCGACCTTCGTCGCCAGTGCCCTCTCCCCGGCGAAGGTGACCAGTGCCTACGTCGTCGACGCGTCGCTCAAGGCCGTGCGCGCTCTCGTGCCCGACTACCAGCTGTCGCTCGCGATCGGCAAGGAGGGTCAGAACGCACGCCTCGCTGCGAAGCTGACGGGCGCGAAGATCGACATCCAGCCCGACTCGATCCTCGAAGACGACTGACCCTCAGGATCGACCCTGCCGTAGCGGTACGGCAGACCCCCAGCCCATAGGTGTAAAGTGGAACCCGTTAGAACGTGCATCGGATGCCGTTCGCGCGCCCCGAGGTCCTCACTTCTGAGGATCGTCGCCGGGGAATCAGAACTCGTGGTCGATGAGACCGCCGTCCTGCCCGGCCGAGGTGCGTGGCTGCATCCGACGGACTCGTGCTTCCAACTCGCACTCCGCAAGCGGGCCTTCGGGCGTGCACTGCGGGTGAGCGGGAATCTGGATGCATCCCCTTTAGAGAACAGGCTGAACGGCACAGTGATCACTAATGAGTGACAACTAATGAGCGGCTCGAAATGAGACCCGTCCGTCTTTAATGGTCTGCCCCTGTTCGGGCGCAGGCCCAGAACAGGAGAATTGTGGCTGCAAATCCACGCGTCCACGAGATCGCAAGCGAACTCGGAGTGGACAGCAAGATCGCCCTT from Leifsonia sp. Root1293 includes:
- a CDS encoding sensor histidine kinase, translating into MESIRLRDVARSVRMRIVVSILVVTALGMTVAGVVTIFVQRERVLAQIDSRLAATADDIRLAATTGDAEGGLPSSVRDLLTTAMARVIPDTNESTLGIIDGAAALVPAADLPFRLDDDPAFLARVLSDSRSDQAVVGTIDADAGTLRYVVVPVSIEGDPQTGLYVAAYNVSAELAEVRDAFTTYAVVASGALLVIALVGWFVSGRLLRPIRSVTETAARISVSDLSERIPVSGTDDVSDLTRTVNTMLDRLENSFLGQRRLLDDVSHELKTPLTIVRGHLELMDPDAPDDVRATRDIAIDELDRMDTLVVDIGLLVKSSNPDFVRPAPTDIAELTEMVHQKASMLSGTHAWLLGEVAEVEASVDAARLTQGWLQLADNAAKYSATFTPIEIGSSVVTDASGRPAVELWVLDEGVGIPDEARERIFDRFIRVQEGRGIEGSGLGLAIVAAIAEAHDGSVLLESTLGSGSRFAIRLPLVDGQVPRPDPGAGDTGVAVGPAESGADSGPVQTPEAASPDGDPLGALDTGVDFDAIIGPGASSGKGRRR
- a CDS encoding YlxR family protein; translated protein: MEPVRTCIGCRSRAPRSSLLRIVAGESELVVDETAVLPGRGAWLHPTDSCFQLALRKRAFGRALRVSGNLDASPLENRLNGTVITNE
- a CDS encoding PadR family transcriptional regulator, which gives rise to MKREHFEHISKTGRQFPEGARFHHDDPRGRGRGGFGPGFGPGGFGPWGAAWGAPGGGRRRPKGDIRAAILSLLGETESLNGYAIMKAIGEKTDGGWRASPGSVYPTLQQLVDEGLIIPKGEGRGTEFGLTDEGRSYVAENTEDLEKAWASVPRPSESATELFESVGRLMGVVGQFRHGATDAQRTAAVEKLDEARRALYLILAD
- a CDS encoding proline--tRNA ligase encodes the protein MPTRLTNYFLRTLREDPSDAEVTSHRLLVRAGYIRRQAPGVFAWLPIGLRVKEKIERIIREEMTNAGAHEVHFPALLPREPYEATGRWTEYGDGLFRLQDRKGADYLLAPTHEEVFTLLVKDLYSSYKDLPLSIYQIQDKYRDEARPRAGLLRGREFTMKDAYSFDYTDAGLDASYQAQRDAYERIFTRLGLEYVIVKADAGAMGGSKSEEFLHPTVVGEDTFVRSAGGYAANVEAYVTEVPDALPIDGLPAAVVLDSPNTPTIATLVDLANAEYPRPDGRAWTAADTLKNVVLALTHLDGTRELVAIGLPGDREVDMKRVEVAFAPAEAEPATEADFAKNPALVKGYIGPWSPTGAVLGETSASGIRFLLDPRVVDGTEWITGANLDQKHVFGLVAGRDFIADGTVEAAEVRPGDPAPDGSGPVELARGMEIGHVFQLGRKYAEVLGLKVLDENGKLVTVTMGSYGIGVTRILAIIAEGNNDDKGLVWPAAVSPFDVYVLATGKDPAAYSAAEQVCAAIEATGRSVLYDDRPKVSPGVKFGDAELIGIPKIVIAGRGVAEGVVELWDRATGERTPVAITEVADALG
- the nusA gene encoding transcription termination factor NusA, whose product is MDIDLGVLRLMEREKEIPFDELVTIIEQAILTAYLKHVNPNAHGHIDPAGARVELNRKSGHVSIFIPETDDEGNVIGEAEDTPDDFGRIGAFAAKQVINQRLRDIADDAILGEFRGREGDIVAGVIQQGPNPRMIHVDLGTVEAILPPEEQVPGEDYAHGSRIRVYVTSVSKGLKGPQITVSRTHPALVRKLFALEVPEIASGVVEIVSLAREAGHRSKIAVRAMEPGVNAKGACIGELGQRVRAVTAELNNEKIDIVDYSDDLPTFVASALSPAKVTSAYVVDASLKAVRALVPDYQLSLAIGKEGQNARLAAKLTGAKIDIQPDSILEDD